Proteins encoded by one window of Kwoniella shivajii chromosome 8, complete sequence:
- a CDS encoding nicotinate (nicotinamide) nucleotide adenylyltransferase, protein MAANGFKSFAPVLPGLGLHSFHNDSPPFAGAATSEQGEPEYLSLESSQILSSPSPHDDSQLAPERNNYMNHNGNNHSQSSSTHHSNSNSNSSNASGSRPKNININGPIPQRSPNDHSDEDLSSSRSRRLLSGYLFGNPPSSSEAQDNSPRGSHGNGNGHSDAQGQQGRILIRRPSSDSEEGRYPLPTPPIFERDSPPLSEAFKSYSSPSAQHQSSILSPTPPEPEHLNGISQISLNDDPAETDTINANSGTVAVTNATRIKKPDPEDSDSRDGAESPTEEQIHSHEESGYDALNGLNDGEADLDTSAPQATDGGSGAYLRGEVDYSFPRHRLRKTMKDESKIPLVIVACGSFSPPTYLHLRMFEMAKDEIIESQTYEIMAGYYSPVSSYYKKSGLAPANHRVRMCELAVEHTSTWLMVDPWEAGQSEYQRTAIVLDHFDEMLNGGKNGEGGVVMGDGKKRRYKIMLLAGGDLIESFGEPGVWSEPDLHVILGRFGCLIVERAGSDVWAFLLSHDILYHHRRNVIVIKQLIYNDISSTKVRLFVRRGMSIKYLLPNSVIQYIYDNKLYRYTDVKATIG, encoded by the exons ATGGCTGCTAATGGTTTCAAATCATTTGCGCCTGTTTTACCAGGATTAGGACTACACAGTTTTCATAACGATTC ACCTCCATTCGCAGGTGCTGCAACTTCAGAACAAGGTGAACCAGAATACCTAAGTCTTGAATCCAGTCAAATtttatcatcaccttcaccgcACGATGACTCACAACTAGCTCCCGAACGTAATAATTACATGAATCATAATGGTAAtaatcattctcaatcttcgtcaactcatcattcaaattcaaactcaaactcatcaAATGCATCAGGATCTCGACCTAAAAATATCAATATAAATGGACCCATCCCACAGAGGTCGCCGAACGATCATTCGGATGAAGACTTGTCATCGTCTCGTTCAAGAAGATTATTATCAGGTTATCTGTTCGgtaatccaccttcatcatctgaagcacaagataactcacctcgaGGTAGTCatggtaatggaaatggtcaCAGTGATGCACAGGGACAACAAGGTAGAATACTTATAAGAAGACCAAGTAGTgattctgaagaaggaagatatccATTACCTACTCCACCAATATTCGAAAGGGATTcaccacctttatcagaAGCTTTTAAATCCtattcttctccttcggcACAACATCAGTCTTCAATTCTCTCGCCAACAcctcctgaacctgaacaCCTCAATGGTATATCCCAAATAtcattgaatgatgatcCCGCTGAGACAGATACAATCAATGCCAATTCTGGTACAGTAGCAGTGACCAATGCTACACGAATCAAAAAACCTGATCCCGAAGATTCAGATAGTCGTGATGGCGCTGAATCACCAACGGAAGAACAAATTCACTCTCATGAAGAAAGTGGTTATGATGCTCTAAACGGATTAAATGATGGAGAAGCGGATTTAGATACTAGTGCTCCTCAAGCTACCGATGGTGGTTCGGGAGCGTATTTGAGAGGTGAAGTGGATTATAGTTTCCCCAGACATAGATTAAGGAAAACCATGAAAG ACGAGAGTAAAATCCCTTTAGTCATTG TCGCATGTGGttccttctctcctccaACTTATCTCCATTTACGTATGTTCGAAATGGCGAAAGACGAGATTATAGAATCACAAACATACGAAATCATGGCTGGATATTATTCACCAGT ATCATCTTATTACAAGAAATCAGGATTGGCACCTGCGAATCACAGAGTACGGATGTGTGAATTAGCAGTTGAACATACATCGACATGGTTAATGGTAGATCCATGGGAAGCTGGACaatcagaatatcaaaggacTGCTATTGTTCTAGATCACTTCGACGAAATGCTGAACGGAGGCAAAaacggtgaaggtggagtcGTCATGGGCGAcgggaagaaaagaagatataAAATCATGTTATTGGCTGGGGGTGATTTGATCGAAAGTTTCGGTGAACCTGGTGTTTGGAGTGAACCTGAT CTACATGTCATCCTCGGTCGATTCGGTTGTTTGATAGTCGAAAGAGCAGGATCAGACGTATGGGCGTTCTTGCTCTCTCACGAtattctatatcatcataG ACGAAACGTGATTGTGATCAAGCAATTGATATATAATGATATTTCATCCACCAAAGTCAGATTATTCGTAAGGAGAGGAATGAgtatcaa ATATCTACTTCCAAACAGTGTCATCCAGTATATATACGATAACAAGCTTTATCGATACACAGATGTCAAAGCCACGATTGGATGA
- a CDS encoding pyrroline-5-carboxylate reductase has product MGYTLAVLGCGTMGVAILSGVLSSLEARLSAPLSQRSQSEDIEPPSGISTPTASQFLEAPEESLPSRFIATVGREESGRKLKKTFESLGRFGGDVEVRAGKGNVETVKEADVILVCSKPNIARSILSEEGMAEAIKGKLVISICAGVTISQLVSWVPESTTVVRAMPNTPCKIREGMTVVTPLSDALSRTLILNIFTSCGRCRFLEEKYFDACTALAGSGPAFVALVLEAMTDGGVMMGLPRVEALELAAQTMQGTGRMALYAGLHPAQLKDSVTTPGGCTIAGLLTLEDGRVRSTMARAIQVATNHAAGLGQETKK; this is encoded by the exons ATGGGTTATACACTTGCAGTCTTAG GATGTGGTACGATGGGAGTAGCGATTCTCTCAGGAgttctttcatctcttgaagCTCGACTTTCCGCTCCATTATCACAGAGATCACAATCTGAGGACATTGAACCTCCTTCCGGCATCTCAACTCCCACAGCTAGTCAATTCCTCGAGGCTCCCGAGGAGTCTTTACCCAGCAGATTCATAGCTACTGTAGGAAGGGAGGAGTCAGGcagaaagctgaagaagactTTTGAGAGTTTAGGAAGATTTGGGGGGGATGTGGAGGTCAGAGCTGGAAAGGGGAACGTGGAGACGGTCAAAGAAGCGGACGTGATTCTCGTTTG CTCAAAACCTAACATCGCCAGATCGATTTTgtcagaagaaggaatggcCGAAGCTATCAAGGGGAAACTTGTCATTTCGATATGTGCAGGTGTCACGATATCACAACTTGTTTCATGGGTTCCAGAATCCACCACTGTAGTTCGAGCTATGCCCAATACTCCTTGTAAG ATCAGAGAAGGGATGACTGTTGTAACTCCCCTATCGGACGCTTTATCTCGAACACTCATTCTCAATATATTCACATCCTGCGGTAGATGTCGATTCCTAGAAGAGAAATACTTCGATGCGTGTACTGCTTTAGCTGGATCCGGACCTGCTTTCGTGGCTTTAGTATTAGAAGCTATGACTGACGGTGGTGTAATGATGGGTTTACCAAGAGTTGAAGCTTTAGAATTGGCCGCTCAAA CTATGCAAGGTACAGGTAGAATGGCACTTTATGCTGGATTACATCCTGCACAATTGAAGGATAGTGTTACAA CGCCCGGAGGCTGCACAATTGCTGGTCTTCTAACTTTGGAGGACGGAAGAGTGAGATCAACAATGGCAAGAGCGATTCAAGTAGCTACTAATCA TGCCGCTGGCTTGGGTCAAGAAACAAAGAAATGA